From Amycolatopsis sp. WQ 127309:
CGCTCGGCTGGACCAAGCGCGCCCGCGACGCGTGGATGGGCGAGCACGGCGGCTCGGTCGTCAACGTCGCCTCCGTCGCCGGCCTCGGCGCGTCGCCCGGCATCGGGATGTACGGCGTCAGCAAGGCCGCACTGATCCGGCTGACCGTCGAGCTCGGCGCCGAGCTGGGCCCGAAGATCCGGGTCAACGCCGTCGCGCCGGCCGTCGTCAAGACGAAGTTCGCGACCGCCCTGTACGAAGGCCGCGAGGAGGAGGTCGCCTCGGCGTACCCGATGAAGCGCCTCGGCCTGCCGTCCGACATCGCGGGCGCGGTGGCGTTCCTGCTGTCCGACGACGCGAGCTGGATCACCGGCCAGACCGTCGTCCTCGACGGCGGCGTGACCCTGGGCGGTGGCCTGTGACCGGCGTCGTCGTCACCGGTGGCGGCGGCGGTATCGGGGCGACGCTGGCCCGCCGGTTCGTCGCGGACGGTGCCCAGGTCGTCGTCGCGGACCTCGACGGCGACAAGGTCCGCGAGGTCGCGGCCGAGATCGGCGCGACGGCGTTCGTCGGTGACGTCGCGAGCGTCGACGGCGTCGCGAAGCTGGTCGAGAGCGCCCGGGAGACCCTGGGCGAGATCGACGTCTTCTGCGCCAACGCCGGGATCGCGCCCTTCGGCGGCGCGGAAAGCCCCGAGGAGGTCTGGGCGCGCACCTGGGACGTCAACGTGATGGCGCACGTCCGCGCGGCCAACCTGCTGCTGCCCGCGTGGCTCGAGCGCGGCAAGGGCCACTTCATCGCGACGGTCTCCGCCGCCGGGCTGCTCACCAGCCTCGGCTCGGCGCCGTACTCGGTGACCAAGCACGGCGCGCTGGCCTTCGCCGAGTACCTGTCGGCGACCTACCGCCACCGCGGCCTCACCGTGCAGGCGATCTGCCCGCAGGGCGTGCGCACGGCGATGCTGGAGAGCACCGGCACCGCCGGGCAGCTGCTCATGGGCGCGTCGGCGATCGAGCCGGAGCAGGTCGCGGACGCGCTGTTCAAGGCGATCGAGGAGAAGCGCTTCCTCGTTCTGCCGCACCCGGAGGTCGCCGGGTACTACGCGGCGCGCGCCACCGAGACCGACCGGTGGCTCGGCGGGATGAACAAGCTGCAGCGCAAGGTCGAGCAGGCGCTCGGCGACGCATGAGCTGGGAGCCGGAGGTCGGTGAGATCGCCCGCCGGCGCGAGCTGGCCGAGCGGATGGGCGGGCCGGAGAAGGTGGCCCGCCAGCACGCGGCCGGGCGCTCGACGGTCCGCGAACGCATCGCGGCGCTCGTCGACCCCGGCACCTTCGACGAGATCGGCGCGCTGGCCGGGACGGCGTCCTATGAGGACGGCTCGCTGGAGTCGTTCACCCCGGCCAACTTCGTCATCGGCACCGCTCGGCTCGACGGCCGTCGGGTCGCGATCGGCGGGGACGACTTCACCGTGCGCGGCGGCGCGGCCGACGCGGCGATCATGGAGAAGCAGGTCTACGCCGAGCGGCTCGCGAACGAGCTGGGCCTGCCGATGGTGCGCCTGATCGAGGGCACCGGCGGTGGCGGCAGCGTCAAGATGCTGGAGCAGCACGGGTTCACCTACGTCCCGGTCAACCCGGCCTGGGACCTGGTGGTGGACAACCTGTCCACGGTGCCGGTCGTCGCGGCGTGCCTCGGCCCGGTGGCCGGGCTGGGCGCCGCGCGGGCCGTGATGTCGCACCTGTGCGTGCTCGTCGAGGACGTCGCGCAGCTGTTCGTCGCCGGGCCGCCGGTCGTGAAGCACGCGACGGGGGAGGATCTGTCCAAAGAGGAACTGGGCGGCGCCGACGTCCACCGGCGCAGCGGTGCGGTGGACCGGATCGTCGCCTCCGAAGCCGAGGCTTTCGCCGTGCTGAAGCAGTTCCTGTCGTACCTGCCGTCCTCTGTGG
This genomic window contains:
- a CDS encoding SDR family oxidoreductase; this encodes MTGVVVTGGGGGIGATLARRFVADGAQVVVADLDGDKVREVAAEIGATAFVGDVASVDGVAKLVESARETLGEIDVFCANAGIAPFGGAESPEEVWARTWDVNVMAHVRAANLLLPAWLERGKGHFIATVSAAGLLTSLGSAPYSVTKHGALAFAEYLSATYRHRGLTVQAICPQGVRTAMLESTGTAGQLLMGASAIEPEQVADALFKAIEEKRFLVLPHPEVAGYYAARATETDRWLGGMNKLQRKVEQALGDA
- a CDS encoding SDR family oxidoreductase, which encodes MNSFKDRVAIVTGASRGIGLGIAKTLVERGAKVCITARKPEALEEAVSSLGGPDVAMFVPGKSDDTDHQDETVAKTIETFGRLDYLVNNTGINPVYGSTLDIDPGAAAKILGVNVLAPLGWTKRARDAWMGEHGGSVVNVASVAGLGASPGIGMYGVSKAALIRLTVELGAELGPKIRVNAVAPAVVKTKFATALYEGREEEVASAYPMKRLGLPSDIAGAVAFLLSDDASWITGQTVVLDGGVTLGGGL